Sequence from the Actinocatenispora sera genome:
CGGCAGTGCCAGCGCGGCGTCGAGGGTCTCGGCATGCATCCGCCCGGCATGGTCGAGCAGCTGGACGACGTCGGTCAGGTATGCCCGGATCGTGTGCGCCGAGCGTGCCCGCTCACTCGACAGGTGTCGGGCGAACTGGTCGATCGCGTCCCGGAAGTTCTCCGGCAGCGCCTCGTAGCGTGCCTCGGTGGAACTCCCCTTGCCGGCCATGCCTCGTACGGTCGGCGCGGCGCGGACCATGGTCAAGCCGACTCGCCGTCGGCGCGAACCAGGCCCGACCGGCTTTGCCGCCCCCAACCGGGCCCACCGCCCTCACCGCCCTCACCGCCCTCAGCGCCCTCAGCGCCCTCAGCGCCCTCAGCGCCCTCAGCGCCCTCAGCGCCCTCAGCGCCCTCAGCGCCCTCAGCGCCCTCAGCGCCCTCAGCCGGGCCTACCGCCCCCGACCGGGTCTGTCACCCCCGACTGGCTCGCCGCGCCCAACCCGGTCTGCCGCGCCCAACCGGGCCCGCCGCCACCTGGCCCGCCGCCCCCGACCGGGTCTGCCACGCCCAGGCGGCCTGCTGCGGCCATCCGGCCTGGCGCGCCCGGGCGGATGGTCAGCCGCGGATGTTCGGCTGCTCGCCCGCCGACCCGCTCGGTTTCTGCTCGGGCCGCAGGCGGTAGCCGACGCCGGTGTCCTCGATGAAGCCGAGCATCGACAGCAGCGGCACCGTGCGCCGCACCTGCTGGGCCGAGACACCGGCGGCAACGGCGATCTCCTCCACGGTGGCGGCGCGGCGCAGCGGCACCGCGTCCAGCACCGTGGTGGACACCGCATCGAGGTCGTCGCGGGCGGTACGGACACCCTGCGGGATCGGTGCGAGGTCATCGCCGATGCGGCCGACCTCCTCGATCACCTCCGCCGCCGTCGAAACGAGTCTCGCCTCGTCCTGCCGGATCATCAGGTTGGTGCCGACGCTCATCCCGGACGTGATCGGACCGGGCACGGCCAGCACGATGCGCCCCAACTCGCGGGCGCGGCGAGCGGTGTTCCTGGTGCCGCTGCGGGCCGAGGCCTCGACCACGACGGTGCCCCTGGACAAGGCGGCAATGACCCGGTTGCGGATCAGGAACCTGTGCCGCTGGGCGCCGGCACCCGGCGGCCACTCGCTCAGCAGCAGTCCGTCCTGGCCGATGCGCTCCAGCAGGCCGGCATTGGCCATCGGGTAGCTGATGTCGAGCCCGCATGCCTGAACCGCAACGGTGGGCCCGCTCGCGGCGAGCGCGCCGCGATGGGCCGCCGCGTCCACGCCGTACGCCCCGCCGGAGATCACGGTCCAGCCACGGTCGGCGAGCCCGAACGCGAGCTCCGCGGTGACGTGCGTGCCGTAGTCGGTCGCCGCACGGGCACCGACCACGGCCACCGCACGGTGCGCGGCCTCGTCGATGCGGCGCCCGCCACGGGCCCAGAACAGGATCGGCGGATCGGTGTGCGGGTCGGCCCGTGGATCGGCGTCGCGGCCGATGCGGACCAGATCCTCGACCTGGACCGGCCACTCGTCGTCCTCGGGCACGACCACCCGGCAGCCGAGTCGTTCTCCCTCGCGGGCCAGCTGCAGGGCGCGCTGCACCGGGTCCCCGGCGGCAAGGCGCGCGGCCGCGGCCGAGCTGACCCGGCCCGGCACCGCTCCGGTGTAGAGCCGGCGGAGCACCTCGACCGGCCCGAGCTCGCGAACCATCCCACCGAGCGGCCGGTGCCCGGGCTCGACCAGCCAGCACAGGGCGACCCTGGCCAGGCGATGCTGTTGCCAGCCGATGGTCTCCGCGGCGCGGGCCAATCGGGCACCCACCGGGTCGAGCCACGGCGTACGCGTACCGGTTGCCGGGAGGTGCAGCTGGACGGAGCGCTCGACCGCGGCGGGTCGGACTGTGGCTGGGCCCGGGCCGACACCCGAGGCACCGGCAGTGCCGGCGTCCCAGCCGACGGTGGCATCACCAGCAGCACCAGAGCCAGCGGCGCCCGGGGAAACCGAGTCCGCACCACCAGAGCCTCGGGCAACAGAGCCTCGGGCAACGGAGTCCGGGCCAAGATGGCCAGGCGCCGCGGAGTCCGGGCCAAGAAGGCCAGGCGCCGCAGAATCCGGGGCAGCAGGGCCAGGGGCACGCGGATCAGGGGCAACCGGACCGCCGAGCGGATCAGGGGCAAGCGGCTCAGGACCGAGGCGATCCGGACCGAGGCGATCCGGACCGAGGCGATCCGGACCGAGGCGATCCGGACCGAGGCGATCTGAGCCAGTGGGATCACGGTCGCCGGAGACGCGGTCGAGAGCCTGGTCGGCGGGCCGGTCGGATCGTTCGGTCATGTCTCCCACCTCGGGTAGCCAGCTGGGTCTGGTCAGGTTGGACCGGCGACGCCGGCCCCGGACGATCGTGTGCCGCGTCACGGCGTGGTCCTGGTGCGCAGCTCGATCGCCTCCGCCACGTCACCGGCATCGGGCCGGGACCGGCCGGCCAGGTCGGCCACCGTCCACGCGATCCGCAGGACCCGGTCGTAGCCGCGCGCCGACAGGGCACCGCTGTCCACCAACCGTTCGGCGAGCACGCTCACCGTGCGCGGCAGTCGCCACCGGCCGGAACGCAGCATCCTTCCGGGGATGGTGGCGTTGAGCGGTCCGGCGCCGCCGGACCAGCGGACCGCAGCGCTGTCGCGTGCCTGGCGCACGCGTGCCGCCACCGTGGCGGAGTCTTCCGGCGCCTGGCCCTCGACCAGCAGGTGCGCGGAGCGGACCGGAAGCAGATCGAGCTGCAGATCGACCCGGTCCAGCAGCGGACCCGACAGCCGGCCCAGATAGCGGCGGCGCACCAGCGGGCTGCACAGGCAGTCGCCGCCGCGTTCTCCGCAGGGACAGGGGTTCGCGGCCAGCACGAGCTGGAATCGGGCCGGGAAGCAGACGCTGCCGGACGCGCGAGCCAGCCGGATCTCGCCGTTCTCCAGCGGCTCGCGCAGGGCGTTGAGCACCCCGGGCCGGTACTCCGGCGCCTCGTCCAGGAACAGCACGCCGTGATGCGCGAGGGAGATCGCACCGGGTCGGGGCAGCCCGCTGCCACCGCCGACGATGGCGGCCGGCGTCGAGGTGTGGTGCGGGGCCTGGTAGGGCGGCTGGCGCAGCAGGCCGGCGGACCCGGGCAGCGCGCCGACCACGGAGTGCACCGCGGTGACCTCCAGCGCCTGCTCGTCGGACAGCGATGGCAGGACACCCGGTAACCGTTCGGCGAGCATCGTCTTGCCGGCGCCGGGTGGCCCGAACAGCGCGACGTTGTGCCCACCGGCCGCCGCGATCTCGATCGCCCGGCGACCCCGTTCCTGGCCGACGACGTCGACCAGGTCTGCGCTCGCAGCGCTCGCGGTGGCATCGTCGTCGGCCGCCGGGCCGGGCAGCTCCGTCTCCCCGCGCAGGTGGGCGAGCAGCATCGCGAGCGTGTCGACGGTCTGCACGACGGTGTCCGGCACGAGCGCCGCCTCCCGACCGTTGCCGGCGGGAACCAGCACCCGGTGCACCCCGGACCGGCCGGCGGCGAGCACGGCCGGCAGCACGCCGCGGACCTGCCGGACCCGTCCGTCCAGGCCCAGCTCGCCGATCAGTGCGACGTCGTGGAGGCGATCGACCGGCACCGCGCCGGCGGCACACAGCACGGCCGCGGCAACACCGAGATCGAACAGCGAGCCGTGTTTGGGCACCGACGCGGGGAGCAGGTTCACGGTGATGCGCCGGTTGGGCCACGGGAGGCCGGAGTTGATGACCGCGGCGCGGATGCGCTCCCGCGACTCGTTCACCGCGGCGTCCGGCAGCCCGGAGACGATCATGCCGGGCAACCCGGCGGACAGGTCGGCCTCGATCTCGATCAGCCGGCCGGTCAACCCGAGCAGGCCGACCGACAGCACTCGCGCGTAGCCCATTGCCGGCGCCTCAGAACGCCGCGGTCAGGTGTTCGAGGTGGACCGCACCACCGGGTGGGACGAGCACGCTGATCACGTCGAAGCGCAGCGGGCCGCGGCGGGTGCCGGTGCAGGCCAGCCAGTCGAGCGCGAGGCGGCGGATGCGGCGTGCCTTCACCGGGCCCACGGCCGCGGCCGGCGGCCCGAACTGCTCCGACCGGCGCGTCTTCACCTCGCAGAACACCAACGTCCCGGTACCGGGGTCGAAGGCGACGAGGTCGAGCTCGCCGCGTGCGCAGCGCCAGTTGCGCGCGAGCACGGTCAGGCCGTGCGCGCCGAGGTGCGCGGCAGCCAGCCGTTCGCCGAACCGGCCGAGCGCCGTGCGCCGCTGGTACGTGCTGGGCTGATCGCCGCGCAGCCCCGAACCTGATGTGTTCATCGAGCACCTCCCGGATCACGGCAACGGTGCCGCGAACCGGGCGTCCGATCGGGTGCTCAGGGCAGATCTGTGGACACCGAACATCCCTGTGGACAGAGGTGACGAACACCGGAAACCGTGCTACGCGGGACAGGACGCACGGACGCACGGACGCACGGACGCACGGACGCACGGACGCACAGCCCCACCGGCGCACAGGCGTGCGCGCTGGCACCGGCGCCGGTGCGTAGGGTTCAGGCCTGGGAGTCCGGGTCGGTACCTTCGTGCGGCGGCGCCGGCTGCCGGGGTCCGGGCGCGCCGCTGGCGTCGCCGCCGCGAGAGATGCGGCCGCGGCCCGGCAGCGGACGCTCACCGGTGTCGATGTCGCGGCCGCCAGGCCCGACGTCGGGGCGGTAGATGCCCTGGACCGGCCGCTGCCCCTCCGAGGTGCCGGGCATCGCCGGCGGGTTCGGACCGGTGTCGGGCGGCATGTCCGCCTCACCCGGCGGGTCGCTGTCGTACGGCGTCTCGCGTGGTTCGTCCATGCCGTGGGCATACCCGACGGCGAGCGGATCATCCCTTCCGATCGCGCCGGGTCGCCGACGGTCCGCCGGGCGCCGGGAAAGACCGGATCGGCCGGCGGGCCGGAACCGACATGAGGCAGGTCAGCGGGTTCGGGTCGCCGATCAGGTCCCGAAGCTCGCGTCGTCCGGCAGCGAAATGTCCGGCTTGTCGAGCTCTTCGATGTTGACGTCCTTGAACGTCATCACCCGCACGTGCTTGACGAACCGCGCCGGCCGGTACATGTCCCAGACCCAGGCGTCGGTCATCTCGACCTCGAAGTAAACCTCGCCGTCGGTGTTGCGCACCGCCAGGTCGACCGCGTTGGCCAGGTAGAACCGGCGCTCGGTCTCCACGACATAGGAGAACTGGCGGACGATGTCGCGGTACTCGCGATAGAGCTGCAGCTCCATCTCCGTCTCGTACTTCTCGAGATCCTCGGCGCTCATCTCGTCGCGTCCTCCATGCCGATATTGTCGCCTACGCCGGCGAGCCGGTCGCCGCGGGGACGCGCCGACGCCCCGAGCAGATCATGCCTCGCCGGCATCTGCCAGCAAAAGCGTCGACGCCGGTAGGGCGGGTCGCAGCCGCCGGACCGCGGGGTCGGCCCGATCCGCCACGGCCGCGACGTTCACGTACGAGAAGCGGTGCTCGGGGCAGGGGCCGTGCTGTTCGAGTGCCGCCGAGTGCACCGGCGTGACGTAGCCCTTGTGCTCGGCGAAGCCGTACTGCGGCCACCGCTGCGCCAGCTCGGTCATCATCCGGTCCCTGGTCACCTTGGCCAGCACGCTCGCCGCCGCGACGCAAGCGGCGACCCGGTCGCCCTTCCAGACCGCGAGGCCCGGCACCCCGACCCCGTCGACCGGGAACCCGTCGGTGAGCACGTAGTCCGGCGCCGGCGCCAGCCGGGCGAACGCGCGACGCATCCCGGCCACGTTGCACACGTGCAGGCCGCGGACGTCGACCTCGGTCGGGCCGATCACGACGATCTCGTACGCCTCGGCCCGCGCGACGACCTCGTCGTACACCCGTTCACGGGCGGCGGCGGTGAGCAGCTTCGAGTCGGCGAGCCCCGGAATCTCGCCACGCTTGCCGGCCGGCAGCACCGCCGCGGCGACCACGAGCGGACCCGCGCAGGCGCCCCGGCCCGCCTCGTCGGCGCCGGCGATGCGGCGGAAACCACGGCGGCGCAGCGCCTGTTCCAGCCCGTACATGCCGGATCCGCGACGGATCACGGTGCGCTGTGGCGCGAG
This genomic interval carries:
- the dprA gene encoding DNA-processing protein DprA — translated: MGARLARAAETIGWQQHRLARVALCWLVEPGHRPLGGMVRELGPVEVLRRLYTGAVPGRVSSAAAARLAAGDPVQRALQLAREGERLGCRVVVPEDDEWPVQVEDLVRIGRDADPRADPHTDPPILFWARGGRRIDEAAHRAVAVVGARAATDYGTHVTAELAFGLADRGWTVISGGAYGVDAAAHRGALAASGPTVAVQACGLDISYPMANAGLLERIGQDGLLLSEWPPGAGAQRHRFLIRNRVIAALSRGTVVVEASARSGTRNTARRARELGRIVLAVPGPITSGMSVGTNLMIRQDEARLVSTAAEVIEEVGRIGDDLAPIPQGVRTARDDLDAVSTTVLDAVPLRRAATVEEIAVAAGVSAQQVRRTVPLLSMLGFIEDTGVGYRLRPEQKPSGSAGEQPNIRG
- a CDS encoding YifB family Mg chelatase-like AAA ATPase; amino-acid sequence: MGYARVLSVGLLGLTGRLIEIEADLSAGLPGMIVSGLPDAAVNESRERIRAAVINSGLPWPNRRITVNLLPASVPKHGSLFDLGVAAAVLCAAGAVPVDRLHDVALIGELGLDGRVRQVRGVLPAVLAAGRSGVHRVLVPAGNGREAALVPDTVVQTVDTLAMLLAHLRGETELPGPAADDDATASAASADLVDVVGQERGRRAIEIAAAGGHNVALFGPPGAGKTMLAERLPGVLPSLSDEQALEVTAVHSVVGALPGSAGLLRQPPYQAPHHTSTPAAIVGGGSGLPRPGAISLAHHGVLFLDEAPEYRPGVLNALREPLENGEIRLARASGSVCFPARFQLVLAANPCPCGERGGDCLCSPLVRRRYLGRLSGPLLDRVDLQLDLLPVRSAHLLVEGQAPEDSATVAARVRQARDSAAVRWSGGAGPLNATIPGRMLRSGRWRLPRTVSVLAERLVDSGALSARGYDRVLRIAWTVADLAGRSRPDAGDVAEAIELRTRTTP
- a CDS encoding YraN family protein, translating into MNTSGSGLRGDQPSTYQRRTALGRFGERLAAAHLGAHGLTVLARNWRCARGELDLVAFDPGTGTLVFCEVKTRRSEQFGPPAAAVGPVKARRIRRLALDWLACTGTRRGPLRFDVISVLVPPGGAVHLEHLTAAF
- a CDS encoding DUF2469 domain-containing protein; its protein translation is MSAEDLEKYETEMELQLYREYRDIVRQFSYVVETERRFYLANAVDLAVRNTDGEVYFEVEMTDAWVWDMYRPARFVKHVRVMTFKDVNIEELDKPDISLPDDASFGT
- a CDS encoding ribonuclease HII, whose translation is MLAPQRTVIRRGSGMYGLEQALRRRGFRRIAGADEAGRGACAGPLVVAAAVLPAGKRGEIPGLADSKLLTAAARERVYDEVVARAEAYEIVVIGPTEVDVRGLHVCNVAGMRRAFARLAPAPDYVLTDGFPVDGVGVPGLAVWKGDRVAACVAAASVLAKVTRDRMMTELAQRWPQYGFAEHKGYVTPVHSAALEQHGPCPEHRFSYVNVAAVADRADPAVRRLRPALPASTLLLADAGEA